The window TCTTAAGGCCTTCATTTAAAAGATCCAATACTTCCTTGTTGCCTTTCTTAACCATGATGCCGTAGAATTCTTTCTCGAAGCTAGGATCTTCAATAACTTTCAGTTTGGCATTTTTATTGTTTTTCAAATATTCATAGACAACCGCGTTGTCACCGATAGCGGCTTCCGTTGAACCATTAATGACCTCCTGCATTGCTGCCGGCTGGCTTTCATAAGCGAGAATGTCCGGGTTGCTTTGACCGAGTGCCTTCTGCGCGGCTTTGTGTCCTGTTGTATTAATTTGTACGGAAACCTTCTTGCCTTTAAGGTCTGCGACTGATTGAACGGCAGAATCCTCTTTAACAACAATGACAAGGTTAGCCTGATAGTATGGCTCCGTAAAATCATACGTTTCTTTCCGTTCGTCTGTAATCGTAATGCCTGAAACACCAAAGTCGAGCTCACCATTGGTGATTTGCTGGAATAGCGGCTCCCAGCCAACATTGTTCAATTCGTACTCAAAACCCGCCTCTTCGGCGATGGCCTTAAGCACGTCCACATCGATTCCGACGATTTCCCCTTTGTCATTCATCGATTCAAATGGTGCGAAAGCGGCTTCTGTTCCACCAGACAGCTTCTTTTTACCGCCAGAACCGGATGTAGCTGACTCCTTGGTTCCACACGCAGCCAAAATCAGTGATATTGCCAGCAAAATGGTTAATAGTATTCCTCTCTTTTTGGACATGAAGATCCCCCTTGTTTTCGTATTGTTTCAGTTTATGACATTTTAGTTCATGTTAGAATTATACAAATTTCAGAATATTATTTCAATGTATAGTATTCGGAATTATTAAATTATTTTAAAAATATTTTGGTGTTTTGCAGTTTTCACACCGGAAGATGCACACAGGCCAGGTATGTGTGCGGCACAGCCAATTTGAAAAGCGGTAGTGAAGGTATTGTGGGAATAATCGGACAGTGCCTGCCACTCCCCGCTTTTTCTTATTTCACGAATAAAAAAAGACAGGTGGTTTCCCCTGTCTTTTTTGCCTTAATATTCCTGAATTTGGTTTGACAGCTGATTTTTCGGAATAAATTCGCTTACTGCTCCGGATATGTTTCTTTTAAAAACTTTACAGATTCAGTAATTAGTTCTTTTAACACATCCGTGTTAATATCAGCGACTTTGTTTATGTACACGCATGCTTTCCCGGATGTATGTTTACCGAATTTTCCAAGCAGTTCATCACGCTTCGTTTCACCAGGCGCGAAATAGAGGCTGATTTTTGCTTTACGCGGCGAGAAGCCGACGAGTGGTGCATCGCCCTCATGACCAGTTGCGTATTTATAATGATACATCCCAAAGCCAATGATGCTCGGGCCCCACATCTTTGCTTCATGACCAGTCGTTTCTGTGAAAATGTCGAGAAGTTTATATGCATCCTCGCGTTTTTTCATATTGTCGACGGCTTCAATGAATTCAATGACACTGCTATCCGTTTCTTTCGTTTTAAGCTCGTACACGTGCCCAACCTCCTTTTATTCTTCTCTTTTCAGATGTATATAGGAATCTATTCCTTCAAAGTAGTTTGATAATACATTTCTTCGACTATTTTATTTATCGATATCGGTCTTTCCTACTGGATGACCTTCCATTTTTAATTTGAACTTGATAATATGTAACACGATTTTTACACAACTAACCAATCAATAAAGTATTCACATAGAAATTGGACACTCTATACTTAAAACATGTTAAAGGAGAATACAAATTGAAAAAGAAATATGAAATCACCTTCCTTAAAACACTGATTGTGTTTGGGATAGCTTTTTTTTTCAATATTTTAAGGAAACCGCCAATTAAAGACTGGCTGATTGTATTCTTCCTAAAAGGATATATTTCTTCATTCCTGGACGTTATCGTAGTAAAGAAAGGCTACGTGGCCTATCCTGTAAATCTTTTTAAGGCCTTTAACATAAGTGTTGTTTTCAGCTACCTACTCTATCCTGTTATTTGCGTATATTTTAACAAGGCAACCAAACAGTCGAATATTTTAGTTGTTCTTTTTAAAAATGTACTGTTCACAACCCCAATGGTACTAGCGGAAACATGGCTCGAAAAACACACAAATCTGATCAAATACAAAAAAGGCTGGAACTGGCGGCATTCATACGCATCCATCTTCGGCACCTTCCTTGCCGTACGAACAATCGCCTACATCATAAACACGATTGCTCGCAAAAAGATTTAGGGGTCTGACCCCTACCCCAATGGGTATTCCTATTCATGAAGCCATGTTTCTGCTTTTTGTTTGATTTTTTCTTGGAGGTTTGCGGAATGCATGACGTCATTGCTGGCGAGCCTTACGTAGGCGGATGGAAAGAGTTTTTTCAAGGATGAGTAGTAATAGGTCCCGTCCTCTGGTTCCTTGTAATCCGTTACACTATACTTGTTTCCCTGTTTTTTCAGCTTGATTAATGCGGGCAGGGAATGGCCAGCCTGTCCTTCGCTGCCAGTCGCTTTGTTAAAGCCCTCGTATAGCGACCACATATAGACATGTGTGATTCCGCCCACTTCCCTTGTACCATAAATTTTATGGACTTCAAACTGTTTTTCGGTATCCAAATAGACAGAGGTATATTTTTTCACGATGTACTCCGATATCACTTCATGCATTTCTTCCGTAACGTGTGCATCCCCGTTAATAATAGCCCCTTTACTGCTGCCGGTAAGAATTAAAAACGAAAAGATAAGGACTAACATTTTTAAACTTATTGCTCTCACAGTAACCCATCCTCCTATAGATTTTTGCGGGTCGGTTCATATTAGTTGTTTATGTTTAATCATAACATGGCGAGGGTCGCCATTCTGGTCGGCTTCGTTTCGGAGGATTTCATAGCCGTTCCTCAAATAAAAGGAGACTGCCCCGTAATTTATGCCGCTAGCCTGGAGAACGAGATATCCTGGTGCATCCAGGCCTTGCTCAAAGTGATCGAGCAGCGTTTTTCCGTACCCTTTCCCCCGCAGCTCTTTTGCTACATACATTTGTGACAAATAAGCACTAGAATCCTTGTACTGGGCAAGGTAAAACCCGGATACCCCGCCCTCTTCTAAAAGGACATAGGATCGCCACTCCGAATTGAATAAGGCTTCCTCATACCAAGATAGGATAATATCGTAAAACTCATTATCAAAAACCATATTCCTAAAGTTAATTCTGTAAAGTTCTTTTTGGGCCTGGAGGATTTTCGGTAAGTATGAGATGTCCAAGGGTGCAATCATATAAGGAATCTCCTTTAACTATGTAGTTTCGTTGTTTGTATGAACCTAGAGTCTGCACGTTGTTACATTACAACAGGCTGATTCTCCTCTGCAGCTTTTTTAACTCGTTCAACAAATTCGACGACAACCTTATCACTAGAAAATAGCAAGAACAGCTTAACAAACCACTTGAGTGGATCATTCGTGGTTGTGTATGTAAACGAAGTCCGGTCCCTATCGAGTTTTTTCAATTCATAAGCTGCGGTAATGTCAAACATGTTTCCTAGATTGAAACCAACCTTCAGCCTTTTGTGGTCTGCGGTATTCTTGTATTCCAGGGTCGTCACGTCGTATTCCATGACCCGCTTTCCTTCCTTATACTTTTGGCGGTAAACGCTCCCTACACCTTCTTCAGTGACCTTAATTGGCGTATTCTCGACCACCTGGGGCATAATTTTTTGCATGTCTTCCAGGGACCCGTTCAGGAATGACCAAACATGCTCTATTGGCGCATTAATTTCGATAGATTTTGTCCAGCTTTTCATTGCCATCACCTCTTCTAAAAGTATGATACCATTGGATACAGCTTGTTAATGTAAGTATAATATATATGTACATCCTGGGAGGGAATTATTATGATAAAACAAATTGCAACAGTTGCTGTGTACGTTGAAGACCAGCAGAGGGCAAAATCATTTTGGTCCGAAAAAGCCGGCTTTGATATTATTGCCGAACATCCCATGGGGCCAAACGCATTCTGGCTTGAGGTTGCCCCTAAAGGTGCCGAATCCCGCCTAGTCATTTATCCAAAATCGATGATGAAGGGTTCAGAATCCATGAAAGCATCGATTGTCTTCCAATGCGACGATATCACATCCACCTATGAAACAATGAAAGCGAACGGCGTCGAGTTTCTTGGCGAGCCCCAAACAATGCAATGGGGCACCTTCGTATCCTTCAAGGACGAAGACGATAACGAATATTTATTAAGGCAATAACCGTTATAGCAGCAGGTTCCTGGATGGGCCCGCTGTTTGTTTGTTTCGAATTGTTTCCTGTGATGTGTGGCAGTTTGCATAGTTTGCCAAATCTTGCACACGCTATTGACGTGGAGGTGATTGAGATGGCAAACGGACAAAATCGCCAGGGCGGCGGACAAGGAAATGGCAATAACGGCCAAAATGGCGGACTAATGGATAAGATGCGCCAGGGCTTTGAAAATGTCGTCGACGCAATTACAGGTGACGATGAAAACAAAGGCGGCGGACAAAAGAACCGCAACAACCAAAACCGCTAAGCGGTTTAACAAAAGCGCCACTGAGTGGCGTTTTTTGTTGGAATATTAATTCGGAATTTACACAACCTACCAGTATCAGGAGGTGAAGTTATGGCGAACCAACAGAACAAAGGAAATCAGGACAATCAAGTTGCTGAAGGAATCAAAAATACGGCTGGGGCTGCTTTCCATGCTGCCCACAATGCACTTGAAACAACCGAGGATGCAGCAATGAATGCAGTAGATGCTACTGCCAACGCGGTTAACAATACTGCCGAAAACGCACGAAACATGATGAGAAACAACAACGAACAGTAAAAGACGCCTTTTAAAGGCGTTTTTTTATTTATCTTCCAGTTTTTCACCGGTGAAGATTTCGTAAAGCTCAGCTGATTCACTTGCAGGCAGGTGAACGTACTTGCTTGAATCGGTTGTCAGTTCTAGCCTGTCATTGCCTGGGCTGATCCAAACCATATAGGCTTGCACTTTCGCATCAACATTATCATATTCGAAGGCAAACATGTAGTCAGCAGGGCGGACCATGCTGACTTTGGCATTCTCCCAATCTGCTTCATCAAGTATTTCCCTCGCCTTTTTTACTTTTTCGCTTTCAGATTCTTCTCTAAAGTTCTCATAGGCAGAGTCAATCTCTCCATCTGCGTGCTTAAGAACATCAATCCTTTTTTCCTCCAGGAAGGCTTCCCTGAGGCAACCGCCCAGTATTAACAGGAGCATTGTTATGATAGCAGCTTTTCCATATTGCATATAATCCCTCCTGCTTTTATAGACTCACTCATTGCTTTTGAAAAAGTAAGGTCCAAGCCAGCCGGTTTCATGGGTTTTTACATATGTCCAGCTGAAATCCTTATCGACTACATAGACGTCGTATTCATTTTTCAAATCGTCAGCGCTAAGACGCTTTGCATTTTTTAATATGAGTCCCTCGTCCGAGTTCTGATAAAATACATAGCAGGCATATTTCCGCACAGCATTGAAGGCTTCCTCAGCTGGGCGGCCTTCCAGGCAAGCTTTTTTTCCATAGCTGAAAACATGCCAGAGAAAGCCGCTTGAATTGCCTTTGTCGTACAAATGAATAGAGCGTTTTTCTTGTAAGCTTAAATGTCCGGCAAACTGTTCCTCCCAGCGCTTCCGCAGCAGATTCCCCATGTCTTCAGCTTCCTCAACTTCAACATCCTTATAAATTAATCTCGTTAATAATTCCATCTAAATATGCCCCCATTCTGCTTTCCCGAGATGGACCGTGGTTTCTGTCTATCGATATAAGACGTCAGTTTACTAACCTATACATGAGGACATCATCTACATAAGTGGTTTCATCCATCTTGTATTCTTTGATCTTTCGTCCTTCCTCAATAAAGCCCATGCTTCTGTAAAGAGAGATAGCCCGGTAGTTTGTTGAAAAAACCGCTAAACAAACTTTTTCAATCATTGGGTTCTGTTCGGCCCAGTCGAGCAGCGCTTTGACGAGCATCTTACCTATGCCAAGATTTCGGTAGCCGTCCTGGATCACAATTCCCATATAGCCGGTATGTGCCATGCGCTTTCTTTGATGGGCATAAAAGACCACCCAGCCTACCACCTTTCCAGCGGCTTCGGCAACGATCATAATTTCCCGGTCACTGGCAACGAGCTTCCTCAGACTATCCCTCTGCTCTTCTACCGTTCTTGTAAACTCATCGGAAACAGGCGTAAGATAGAGTCCTTCTGCGATAACGGATTTATGTATGTTAAGGACTGTTTCCGCATCCTCTAGTTTGGCAGGACGGATGATGATTTTCGGTTCCATCAAATACTCCTCCAGACTTTCATTTGGAATCTAAAATTATTAAGCTCCCTCTTTCTTGACTTTCGTATCCTTTTTAATACTTTTCGAAAGCATACGTATATCCCATAGCTCTTTTTTTATAAAATTTATCATGTATATCAAAACAGTTAAAATCGCTGTAAGCAGCAGGATGATAATGACGCCCAAAAAGAAAGCTTCGTCTCCACCTCCGCCACCAAACATTACCCCAATAGCAAACCCTAAAATATTTATGCCGAATAATATCCCCAAAAAAATAGCTATGTATTTCCCCATTAAACTTCACTCCTTTACGTTGTTTAGATGTTTTGAACTCTCTTAAAATGAAGGCAGCGCCTTATAAAAAGTACGTACGCAAAATTGACTGCTCCAAAATCCGGTATCACGCAGGAAAACAACGAACCAGCCTTCCCCTGAACAATAAAACTGCCTTTACTTTCCTTTATTCAGAAAATAGTGAACTTTCTTCCAAGATACCATGAATTGGATTATAATGGAATATGGTACGAAATGTTTTGCTTCCCGGGGGAGGAACGTGATGAATAAGATCGTAAACAGATACATAGGGATGATTGTGGTTGCTGCCCTATTTGCAGCAGGGATGATGTTTTTAAATAAAGAAGCAGAGGAAGTAGCCGGGAAGCCAGCAATAGACAAGCAACTTGAGAATATCGAAGCATTTGGGAGGCTGTATGGTGCTGTCCGCTTTTTCCATCCCAGCGATGAAGCAGCGGCGATTGATTGGACCCGATTTGCAATATATGGTGTAGGCAAAGTGAAGGTTGCCGGGAACGAAAAACAGCTGAAGGAAGCACTTGAAGAACTGTTCTTGCCAATTGCGCCGACACTTGTTATCTATGAAAAAGGGAAAAAGCCCGTGCATCCCAAAATAAAGAAATCGATCCAGGTCCTTGCCTGGCAGCATTATGGCCCACCAGGTCTTGATACCACGCATTTCTCGAGTATGCGTGTACCTGCCGTAATTTCTGAAGGTGAACCTGTGACAGGTGATAATAAGCTGTTTGAAGAATATCCGCCTATCAATAAAAAAATTGACCGACGGCTCAGTGAGGGACTGCGTTACTCGCTGCCCGTCGTCCTTTATCAGAAGGATGGTAAGACAGTCGGAAGTACGACCAAGAGCAGTCAGGGTTTCGAAAACTTGAAGAATAAAATCGATGATATGGACCCAAACATGACAAGTGCTGATGAGGATGTCCGCTTGGCCGGTGTAGTTGTGACCTGGAATCAGCTCAGTTACTTCCATCCGCACGTCGGAAGAGCTGCTGGGAATCTCGAGGATTTCGGCATAGCCCTTAAGGAGGCCTTTGACGACAAGACACGAGCGGACTATCTCACAACGTTAGCCCAGTTGATGGAGCTTACCGAGGATGGTCACGCGATGTCTTCTCTTGTTCAGTCCAGGATTGTCGGTTCACGGATTCCATTGGAATTAGAAATTGTAGAGGGGGAACTTACGATTACTGCCGCCAGTGATGGTATTGACTTAAAAGCTGGGGACATTGTTGAAACAGTCAATGGCCATGAGGCAATCCCCTTTATCGAAAAAGAAGCTGCCAAATTACCAGGCTCCCCCCAGTTCAAGCAATGGATGGCGATGGACTCCCTCCTGTTCCTTGAAGAGCTTAAAATGACCGTTAACCGTAATGGGGCAATCCATGAAACGGCTGTCAGCTCAGGAAATGGCGGTTTTGTCGATGAATACGGGCACAATCCCTTTCAGGAACTCGAGCCTGGTATCTTTTATATTCACCTTGCGGGCAATGTTTTCCATGAAATTGAGCAGAACCTGGATGAATTGAGCAAAGCAAAAGGCATTGTATTTGATGCACGCGGAGGAATTTTCCTCGAAGATAAATTGAAGGATCTTATTGGCCACCTGACCATAAACCCAGTTCAAGGCCCTAAGTGGAAGATTCGCCAAACGACCGTTCCCGGTGAGAATATGGCAACATTTGATGGTGGCCATGATACCATCCAGCCGTTGAAGCCATTTTTCCAAGGGAAACTCATCTTCCTAGCATCAAAGAAATCCTATGGTCCCACAGAGCAACTGCTTTCCTTTGTAAAAAATAACAGGCTCGCTAAAATTGTCGGGGAGCAAACTGCCGGGATGCCTGGGGAAGTTCAAACTTATCCTATCCCCGGAAATATTAAAGGAATTATGACTGGCGTTGAAATCAGCCAGGCTGACGGGACACCAATTTATGGAGTCGGGATTAAAGAAGACATAACGGTCACCCGGACTTTTATAGACGTCAAAGCCGGAACCGATGAATATTTGCAAACAGCAATGGGGTTGATTCGATGAAAATGGTCTTTGCCGTCAAAGGTGTGATCGTCCATGATAACAAGGTGCTGATTGTCCAGCGTTCAGCATATGACGAGGCAGGCGCGGGGACGTGGGAATGCGGAGAAGAATGATTTAGCAGAATTGCTCTCGCCTGGCATCCTAAATGATTTTTATAAAAATAATGTTCTTGATGAAATTTGGAGGAGCGATAAATATGCAGTATAAAACATCATTGGAGGGAATCACTCCGGACATGATTGGCGGATTTTTCGTCGGCTGGCCAAATCCGCCGGCAGTGCCGACTTTTTTAAAATTGCTCGAGAATAGCTACCGGGTTGTCGTGGCTATTGATGAGGGCCAAGTGGTCGGGTTCATAACCGCCATTAGCGATGGAGTTTTATCAGCCTATATTCCGCTTCTGGAAGTTTTGCCTGACTATCAGGGACATGGGATTGGCAAGGAATTGGTCAAGCGGATGCTGGAAGAGCTTGGTGAGATTTATATGATCGATTTGCTTTGTGATCCGGAACTGCAGCCATTTTATGAATCGGCTGGAATGAGGCGGGCAACCGGAATGATGGTGCGAAATTACAATAGGCAGTCCGGGGTATAGTGATCTTCCAATAATTTTTGAGGCACCGCTGCTTGCTGCGGTGCTTTTTAAATGTGTGGGCTGTGGTTGGACCGATAAATTTCTAATTAGACCGATAAAAATTTTCCTGGACCGATAAATTTTTTATTAGACCGATAAACCAGAAAAATGTTCTATTAAAAGAACAATTAGACCCCCTCCATGATTTGCTGAAACGGTTTACGAATGAAACCAAAGCGGAAATAAGGTACTGAGGCAACTGACTTTAAGAATTGTAGATTGTTGGAGACTCGGGTACAGTTGCCCGCTATGGAGGCGAGGAATTTGTCATCCTGCTGCAAGACGCAACGAACCGGGCTCACCTATACTGTTATCTCCCAAAACTCCCGATCCTCGAGTACCAAATCATATGGGTCCTTCAGGTCCGTCCAGCGAACGGATCTTCTTTTCTCTAACGGCTTATTCTCCCACCCATTCAGGGATGTGAAATATTCCAGAGTGCCGCTTGTTTGAATTGCTTTTTCCATATAATCATACAGAATCCTCAGGCACTTCTCTTCGCCTGGCGTCCCCTTCAATCGGTATTTAAAAGGAATATGATTTGCATAGGCGGCCACCTGATAGTCGTAGGAAAAGTACTGGCTGTATGAAAACTTTTGCTTCAGTCTGGGGTCATAATTGTTCTCAAAGGCTAAATGGATGAAATCCAGTTCAGTCCTAAAGATGATAGGATTTCCCGGATAAACGGGGTTTTGGCCATAAGAACCCTGGGGCAGCTTTACCGGTGAGGCTAAATAAATGTATTGAGTCATGAAACGCCACTCCTTTCAAGAAAAGCGCAAGCGCCTGGTCAGCGCCGTATGGACTCCTCGAAAATCCTCATTACGCTATCGCGTAATTTCGTGCGATGTATTTTCGGGGGAGCTTTCCTTGTGCTATCACTTTTTCTTCGTGCGATGCTGATGCTGCCGAAGCCTTCCTTGTGGAGGGCCTCGAAGGAGATAAAGGAAACACGATGAGCCTAAGCGAATCGATGTTGCCTTATCGTAACGAGGGGACCGAAGTACACTAGGCGCTAGGCGCTGGAGCTAGACAATTTTAAAAATATTCCCCTACCTCTTTTGAACCCTTTACCACTAATACCTTTTCTTTATATCTGGCATATTTGGTGAAAAAGTTCGGTTTTCCAACCGCTTCGAAGTGTTTATTCCATTTAAACATCTTGAAATAAATTTCCCATGTCGGTGTGTAATGAGATTGTTCCAGCCTAAGCTTTTGCCGGGCGAATCTTTTAGTTATTCTCCATTTTTTAACCATGTTGGAAGGGTCTAAAAAGATAATCACTTCCGCCCGTTCGAAACTCTCAGATACCCAGTCCTCATTATGAACACCTTCCACTATCCATGTATCGTGTTGTTGGATTTCTCGTAAAATATCTTTTGCTTCTGCTGCAGAACGCCTTCGGTCACCAGCTGGGCTCCTCTCGTGTACTACATTATCAAGTTCATAGAATGGAATGTTTAACTTCCGAGATAACTTTTTAGCTAAAGTCGTTTTTCCGCTCCCTACCGAACCGATAATATGAATCTTTCGTGGGACCTCTCTCATGGCGACCCTCCGGAACTATTTTAATTTTTCGTCAATTATACTAAACTAGAAATAACAAGGAAACGTCCAGGAGGAAAAAATGAAACAAGTATTTCGCGCTCTCGTTTGGTCAGCGGTTTTACATCTGCTATTTTTTGCAGGAGTAATTGCCGTCGGTTACCTAAAAACAATATCCCATCAACCTGACATTGCGGCTAAGTATGATGATGTAATATTTTTACAAAATAATATCACCTTTGGCAGCACGATCTCTCCGCTGTTTTTCCTGGCAAGCTATCTCTCGCTGGCGGCCGGACTCGCGGTTCTTCTTTTTATAAGAAAAAGGTTAATGGATTCCCTTCCCTATCGTAATCATTAACATTGCATTTAAATACGGGACTTTATAAGAGGTGAACTGCTTGAATTTACATTATCAAGAGTATGGCGATAAGAAAGCTCCATTACTAGTATTTTTGCACGGCGGTGGAGTATCCAGCTGGATGTGGGATAACCAAATACACTATTTCAGTCATTTTCATTGCATTACAATAGACTTGCCAGAACAAGGGAAAAGCAATTTAACTGAACACTTTTCTATTCAAAAAAGTGCACAACGAATAAATGATTTCATTGAAAAAATAGCAAACGGTAAAACCGTAACTGTTATTGGATTTTCATTGGGTGCGCAAGTAACAATTCAAATGTTAAGTTTGAATCCGAATTTGGTTGATTATGCCGTCATAAACAGTGCATTAGTCAGACCAAATTCCTTTTTTAAAAAAATGATCAGACCGTCTATTAAATTAACTTTTCCATTAATTAAAAATAAATCTTTTTCAAAACTTCAAGCAAAAACACTCTATATTGATGAAAAATACTTTGAAACCTATTACAAAGAAAGTTCTCAAATGAAACCAGATACACTTATTAGAATTTTAGAGGAAAATATGTCGTTTGAAATACCAAATGATTTAAATAAGGCAACCGGCAAGATTTTAGTGACAGTCGGTGAAAAAGAAAAAGCAGTCATGAAAAAATCAGCAAAAGATATAGTTTCAAGTAATCCAAATTGTACAGGAATCATAATCCCCAGGGTTGGTCACGGAATACCCCTAGTGGACCCCGCTTTTTTTAATCAAATGGTAGAAAAGTGGATACTGGAAGGCACATTGCCACGCGAAGTAATAACACGGTGACTAAAAGAAAGGCCTTGTTCTCGTAAACAATGGCATCCATATGTAGAGTTCTCATTCTTAAATTTCTAGTAAAATTTTTATATTTTTTTCAAAAATGTGGTTTAAAAAGATTTGAGGAGGGAAAATAGGTAATGTAGCGACGCAGGACAGGGATAGCCGGGAATGTGATGGTTAATGGTAGCAGTACATTAACAAAGAGTTAATGTAGATCGGTTATCTAGTGTTGTTGCGATCGTTTACTTTGGAGAAAGATTTGCTTTCTCGGGTGAGTATTGTTGGTCGCCCGGCGGCCGAAGTTGGGTCCGCCTAAGGTATATTTAGCAGTGGCTGCTAAATAAGGGCAGGGTATGACTGCTGAATAGGGCAAGTCTACTCCTCAAATTCCCGGTAGGACGGGAATGGAGAAAGCCTGAACCGAGCCGGTACGGGCTTTTTTCATGTAAAAAAACTGTTTCAACATTTAACTTGCTGTAAAAACAATAATGAAATCCAATAAAAAAGGAGCCATTCTCTCTAAACGCGAGAATGGCTCCTTTCTTTCGGCATGAATAACGTTACAAAAAGGATGAACCATTGTCTGCCACTTCTCTCGCATTCCTTAAAATGGCCAAGGACAAGTAAAAGCAATTTTAATAGGGATTTTGATGAAATTCACTACTTTCCAGGTGATTTTCCGGTGCAAATGAAGGTAGTTCCCCAATGATTGCAGAGCTGTATTTCCTAGAAGGAATGCAGCTTATTTGACTTCAGTTAACACTGTCTGTGTGTGCTTTCACATCTTAGACAAGAAGCTTTGACAGCTTTTTGAATAGATCCCCAAAGCCCTATTCACATGGTGTTTACCGGAGTATATTTACAGTGTAAACAACGTATTTAAAAACAAAAGGAAATGGGGAATCATTCATGTTTAACAAATTCTTAAGGGAAAACAACATTGTTGCTGCTCTGCTCGCTTTGCTTCGTGTGTATCTCGGTTATGCCTGGTTCACTGCAGGCCTTGGTAAAGTAACTGGAGGATTCGATGCTAGCGGATTCATCAAAGGTGCAATTGCCAATCCGGTAAAAGGCCCGGACGGCGGTGTTGTGTACGGGTGGTATGTAGACTTCTTGCAAAACGTTGCTCTTCCAAACATCGACTTGTTCAACGTTCTTGTTCTTTGGGGCGAACTGCTAGTAGGACTTGGCCTCATGATTGGCTGCTTGACTACTGCGGCAATGTTCTTCGGTCTTGTAATGAACTTCGCGTTCTTCTTTGCTGGAACAGTCAGCCATAACCCTACTGACATCCTGTTCGGATTCATCCTGCTGGCTGCTGGTGCAAATGCTGGTAAATACGGCCTTGATCGCTGGGTACTTCCTTACATCAACAAAGCAGTATTTAAAAAAGAACAACCTCAAAACTAATATAAAGGCGGAGTCCTCCCCCTTC is drawn from Bacillus sp. FJAT-18017 and contains these coding sequences:
- a CDS encoding basic amino acid ABC transporter substrate-binding protein — translated: MSKKRGILLTILLAISLILAACGTKESATSGSGGKKKLSGGTEAAFAPFESMNDKGEIVGIDVDVLKAIAEEAGFEYELNNVGWEPLFQQITNGELDFGVSGITITDERKETYDFTEPYYQANLVIVVKEDSAVQSVADLKGKKVSVQINTTGHKAAQKALGQSNPDILAYESQPAAMQEVINGSTEAAIGDNAVVYEYLKNNKNAKLKVIEDPSFEKEFYGIMVKKGNKEVLDLLNEGLKKIKENGKLEEITGQKLE
- a CDS encoding DUF1801 domain-containing protein; amino-acid sequence: MYELKTKETDSSVIEFIEAVDNMKKREDAYKLLDIFTETTGHEAKMWGPSIIGFGMYHYKYATGHEGDAPLVGFSPRKAKISLYFAPGETKRDELLGKFGKHTSGKACVYINKVADINTDVLKELITESVKFLKETYPEQ
- a CDS encoding CBO0543 family protein, which gives rise to MKKKYEITFLKTLIVFGIAFFFNILRKPPIKDWLIVFFLKGYISSFLDVIVVKKGYVAYPVNLFKAFNISVVFSYLLYPVICVYFNKATKQSNILVVLFKNVLFTTPMVLAETWLEKHTNLIKYKKGWNWRHSYASIFGTFLAVRTIAYIINTIARKKI
- a CDS encoding GNAT family N-acetyltransferase encodes the protein MIAPLDISYLPKILQAQKELYRINFRNMVFDNEFYDIILSWYEEALFNSEWRSYVLLEEGGVSGFYLAQYKDSSAYLSQMYVAKELRGKGYGKTLLDHFEQGLDAPGYLVLQASGINYGAVSFYLRNGYEILRNEADQNGDPRHVMIKHKQLI
- a CDS encoding SRPBCC family protein — its product is MKSWTKSIEINAPIEHVWSFLNGSLEDMQKIMPQVVENTPIKVTEEGVGSVYRQKYKEGKRVMEYDVTTLEYKNTADHKRLKVGFNLGNMFDITAAYELKKLDRDRTSFTYTTTNDPLKWFVKLFLLFSSDKVVVEFVERVKKAAEENQPVVM
- a CDS encoding VOC family protein; amino-acid sequence: MIKQIATVAVYVEDQQRAKSFWSEKAGFDIIAEHPMGPNAFWLEVAPKGAESRLVIYPKSMMKGSESMKASIVFQCDDITSTYETMKANGVEFLGEPQTMQWGTFVSFKDEDDNEYLLRQ
- a CDS encoding DUF4275 family protein; this translates as MELLTRLIYKDVEVEEAEDMGNLLRKRWEEQFAGHLSLQEKRSIHLYDKGNSSGFLWHVFSYGKKACLEGRPAEEAFNAVRKYACYVFYQNSDEGLILKNAKRLSADDLKNEYDVYVVDKDFSWTYVKTHETGWLGPYFFKSNE
- a CDS encoding GNAT family N-acetyltransferase gives rise to the protein MEPKIIIRPAKLEDAETVLNIHKSVIAEGLYLTPVSDEFTRTVEEQRDSLRKLVASDREIMIVAEAAGKVVGWVVFYAHQRKRMAHTGYMGIVIQDGYRNLGIGKMLVKALLDWAEQNPMIEKVCLAVFSTNYRAISLYRSMGFIEEGRKIKEYKMDETTYVDDVLMYRLVN
- a CDS encoding S41 family peptidase — its product is MNKIVNRYIGMIVVAALFAAGMMFLNKEAEEVAGKPAIDKQLENIEAFGRLYGAVRFFHPSDEAAAIDWTRFAIYGVGKVKVAGNEKQLKEALEELFLPIAPTLVIYEKGKKPVHPKIKKSIQVLAWQHYGPPGLDTTHFSSMRVPAVISEGEPVTGDNKLFEEYPPINKKIDRRLSEGLRYSLPVVLYQKDGKTVGSTTKSSQGFENLKNKIDDMDPNMTSADEDVRLAGVVVTWNQLSYFHPHVGRAAGNLEDFGIALKEAFDDKTRADYLTTLAQLMELTEDGHAMSSLVQSRIVGSRIPLELEIVEGELTITAASDGIDLKAGDIVETVNGHEAIPFIEKEAAKLPGSPQFKQWMAMDSLLFLEELKMTVNRNGAIHETAVSSGNGGFVDEYGHNPFQELEPGIFYIHLAGNVFHEIEQNLDELSKAKGIVFDARGGIFLEDKLKDLIGHLTINPVQGPKWKIRQTTVPGENMATFDGGHDTIQPLKPFFQGKLIFLASKKSYGPTEQLLSFVKNNRLAKIVGEQTAGMPGEVQTYPIPGNIKGIMTGVEISQADGTPIYGVGIKEDITVTRTFIDVKAGTDEYLQTAMGLIR
- a CDS encoding GNAT family N-acetyltransferase, encoding MQYKTSLEGITPDMIGGFFVGWPNPPAVPTFLKLLENSYRVVVAIDEGQVVGFITAISDGVLSAYIPLLEVLPDYQGHGIGKELVKRMLEELGEIYMIDLLCDPELQPFYESAGMRRATGMMVRNYNRQSGV